A genomic window from Glycine max cultivar Williams 82 chromosome 17, Glycine_max_v4.0, whole genome shotgun sequence includes:
- the LOC106796659 gene encoding LRR receptor-like serine/threonine-protein kinase SIK1, which translates to MLEGPIPDGFGKVMNSLEVLDLSGNKLQGEIPSFFGNMCALQSLYLSNNKLKGEISSFFQNSSWCNRYIFKSLELVVSEIGPKRPIKPNRSEPDAVFQYPVAAASVNNIPELHKFQSLQSPSHAIISSAGFVDAQDEFVETQYYKELASIDKQHHTTVSGFIKAAREGGEGEYEIQLPNNHVNAAETQPRSYKSNPATNDWVPNSDEHQVFVSSKPNRSEST; encoded by the exons ATGTTAGAAGGTCCCATTCCAGATGGATTTGGGAAAGTAATGAACTCTCTTGAAGTTCTTGACCTCTCCGGTAACAAACTGCAAGGCGAGATTCCATCTTTCTTTGGTAACATGTGTGCATTGCAGAGTTTATACCTCTCAAATAACAAGTTGAAAGGGGAAATTTCTAGCTTCTTCCAAAATTCTTCATGGTGCAACAGATACATATTTAAGAGCTT AGAACTCGTTGTCTCTGAAATTGGTCCCAAGCGACCCATCAAGCCCAACAGAAGCGAACCCGACGCCGTTTTCCAATACCCCGTCGCAGCCGCTTCTGTCAACAATATACCTGAGCTTCACAAGTTTCAATCCCTTCAATCTCCCTCTCAT GCTATAATTTCATCGGCGGGGTTTGTGGATGCACAGGATGAGTTTGTGGAGACGCAGTACTATAAAGAATTGGCATCCATTGACAAACAACATCACACG ACAGTGAGTGGGTTCATAAAGGCAGCGAGAGAAGGAGGGGAAGGTGAATATGAGATTCAGTTGCCCAATAATCATGTTAATGCTGCTGAAACCCAACCCAGGTCCTATAAAAGCAACCCTGCCACTAACGATTGGGTTCCTAACTCTGATGAACATCAG GTTTTTGTCTCCTCCAAGCCAAATAGGAGCGAGAGTACTTGA